The following proteins are encoded in a genomic region of Drosophila miranda strain MSH22 chromosome 4, D.miranda_PacBio2.1, whole genome shotgun sequence:
- the LOC108164151 gene encoding uncharacterized protein LOC108164151, which produces MVIQCTCDCNCSDSRDNRSLISSCLPAAAATVPPRQQQRGGGTGGNHHPFGSSAASGGDDMEHRIPYYRRLSNTSSALYGSCPQLLATSTSTSTLPHPCPHHSSRQLEDRQYSSLVRPKHRSPVLCNKSWWVSCPRLSNLSSEQLQELQEQQIKMQSSHCHAGGGATATATATAAALPRFPLQTAKRHCDNFGSYATLPTIEQQHQGQHPVACSRHGGGAVGVLPAPPPPRWYGGGVAAANPNLNGCCYMYNPPSTNPHHQHHQYAPQYCLCDNWYQQQQQQQQQQVHHHQVQQRSKPNGGGCYFGYEGHHTHPHPSIPMHAPTTHLPVPPHITDEEDSAFPALADREFHMLHRNIPALRRTGVDTTRIRQYFYPDGGWGWIICGVSFLVHILTTGLQLSYGLLLFYAVQYLHNTNGIELLGALSWSISMLATPFVVSLCRKRSIRLLSIVGGLVMPLGILFTSFATEFGQVVFSYGIVFGIGVAMVREASTVMLGNYFKRRRQFVEMVAMSGEGVGIALFSVILKEGVGKAGWRLGLQIVAALTALSFFMGLMYRPASLYHPQRRAIQHLKNQRKKMREKKPILSQEVESPTRYLFLDISSLKSVTVKILLMTSSVASFGIYTPMFLMALNAAKEGSDVQELVLLQTFLGISMALGVVIAGALLRRVFVIRHFVINTKIVTQLFISIVALAILFLSFVMGYKGLCILSWLYGIGLGGFQYSLKILALERIKLKHFSKAWGFIRGVESVPVLISVPLTSFLNDYSLKYGRAGYYICSAAAAISGIIIFFISEPQHQQNQQQQQQHHHQHQHRGGQPHLNGHLPTPMLMRHSSARQHRPPHMHMDYGYGEYPAPDLLSRSCISLNQMDPYLQTSANYCQRHMQQQQQQQQHHHSHSHLHALGPPQQHPQQLACHNLDMQQVRGGGGGVGAYQAGQGSIGARMGKRLQRSLSFIQQHNCCDGLYCSFHSTYELGCHKSNKSQDRQALICTCSPSTTTTTATTYGGGHMAGANSTRSRSVPEGLSTMSQQCNCRHGQAATGSGSGPGPTREFIYVPHAYASLQRTPHRHSQGAGGGASAGGGCQTLRNNPQCRLKRSQSLCRPGTVQFVEQITTSV; this is translated from the exons ATGGTCATCCAGTGCACATGTGATTGCAACTGCAGTGATAGTAGAGATAACCGGAGCCTCATCTCCTCCTGcctcccagcagcagcagccacagtgCCACCACGCCAGCAGCAACGAGGAGGCGGCACCGGCGGCAACCATCATCCATTCGGTTCCTCAGCAGCCTCTGGTGGCGATGATATGGAGCATAGGATACCATACTATCGCCGCTTATCGAATACCTCATCAGCCCTGTACGGCAGCTGTCCCCAATTGCTggccaccagcaccagcaccagcaccctACCGCATCCCTGTCCCCATCATTCGTCCAGGCAGCTGGAGGACAGACAGTACTCGAGTCTGGTGAGACCCAAGCATAGGAGTCCCGTGCTGTGCAACAAAT CCTGGTGGGTTTCATGTCCCAGGCTCTCGAATCTATCCAGTGAACAGCTCCAGGAGCTCCAGGAACAGCAAATAAAAATGCAGTCGTCGCACTGTCATGCTGGAGGCGGCGCAAcagccacggccacggccacagccgCCGCCCTGCCGCGCTTCCCCTTGCAAACGGCCAAGAGGCATTGTGACAATTTTGGCAGCTATGCCACATTGCCCACCATTGAACAGCAGCACCAGGGACAGCATCCTGTCGCCTGCAGTCGACATGGTGGCGGTGCCGTTGGCGTATTGCCTGCCCCACCGCCTCCACGCTGGTATGGCGGTGGTGTGGCCGCTGCAAATCCCAATTTGAATGGCTGCTGTTATATGTACAATCCGCCTAGCACAAACCCTCATCACCAGCATCATCAGTATGCCCCACAATATTGCCTCTGCGATAATTGgtatcaacaacaacaacagcaacagcagcagcaggtgcaCCATCATCAGGTGCAACAAAGAAGCAAACCGAATGGCGGCGGCTGCTACTTTG GCTATGAGGGCCACCACACGCATCCCCATCCCTCCATCCCCATGCATGCACCGACGACACACTTGCCGGTACCACCGCACATCACCGATGAGGAGGATTCGGCCTTTCCGGCACTGGCCGATCGGGAGTTTCATATGCTGCATCGGAACATACCGGCATTGCGGCGCACGGGTGTGGACACCACACGCATCCGACAG taCTTTTACCCCGATGGCGGCTGGGGCTGGATTATCTGTGGCGTCTCCTTTCTCGTTCATATCCTGACCACCGGACTGCAGCTCAGCTACGGCCTTCTGTTGTTCTACGCCGTACAATATTTGCATAATACCAATGGCATAG AACTCCTGGGCGCCCTGAGCTGGTCAATTTCCATGCTGGCCACACCGTTTGTGGTGTCGCTCTGTCGAAAGCGCTCCATTCGCCTGCTCTCCATTGTGGGTGGCCTCGTGATGCCCCTGGGCATACTGTTCACCTCATTTGCCACGGAATTTGGACAGGTTGTTTTCAGTTATG GCATCGTCTTTGGCATCGGTGTCGCCATGGTGCGTGAGGCATCCACCGTGATGCTCGGCAATTACTTTAAGCGTCGCCGTCAGTTCGTCGAAATGGTGGCCATGTCCGGCGAGGGTGTGGGCATCGCATTGTTCTCCGTCATCCTGAAGGAGGGCGTGGGCAAGGCCGGCTGGCGCCTGGGCCTGCAGATTGTGGCCGCCCTGACGGCCCTCAGCTTTTTCATGGGCCTCATGTATCGACCGGCCTCCCTCTACCATCCCCAGCGACGGGCCATCCAGCACTTGAAGAATCAGCGCAAAAAG ATGAGGGAAAAGAAACCGATTTTGAGCCAGGAAGTGGAGTCCCCGACGAGATATCTTTTTTTGGACATATCATCACTGAAATCGGTGACAGTTAAGATTTTATTAATGACCTCCAGTGTGGCCTCCTTTGGCATTTACACACCCATGTTCCTAATG GCTCTCAATGCCGCCAAGGAGGGCTCGGATGTCCAGGAATTGGTTTTGTTGCAGACTTTTCTTGGCATTTCCATGGCCCTGGGTGTGGTTATAGCTGGGGCCCTGCTGCGTCGCGTCTTTGTGATCAGACACTTTGTAATTAACACGAAAATTGTCACCCAG CTCTTCATATCAATTGTGGCCCTGGCCATACTCTTTCTATCCTTCGTGATGGGCTATAAGGGCCTGTGCATCCTTAGCTGGTTATATGGCATAGGTCTGGGTGGCTTTCAGTATTCCTTGAAGATATTGGCACTGGAACGAATAAAACTAAAGCATTTCTCCAAGGCTTGGG GTTTCATTCGAGGCGTTGAATCGGTTCCAGTTCTGATCAGTGTGCCACTGACTTCCTTCCTCAACGATTACTCCCTGAAATACGGTCGTGCTGGCTACTACATTTGctccgctgccgctgccattTCTGGCATCATAATCTTCTTTATCAGTGAGCCGCAGCACCAGcagaaccagcagcagcagcagcagcaccatcaccagcaccagcatcgcGGTGGACAGCCGCATTTGAATGGACACCTGCCCACGCCCATGCTGATGCGGCACTCTTCGGCGAGGCAGCATCGGCCCCCACACATGCACATGGACTATGGCTACGGGGAGTATCCGGCCCCTGATCTCCTCAGTCGCAGCTGCATTAGTCTCAATCAAATGGATCCGTATCTGCAGACCAGCGCCAACTATTGCCAACGTcacatgcagcagcagcagcagcagcagcagcaccatcaCTCCCATTCCCACTTACATGCCCTTGGCCCACCTCAGCAGCATCCACAGCAGTTGGCGTGCCACAATCTGGACATGCAGCAGGTgcgcggcggcggcggcggcgtcggCGCCTATCAGGCGGGGCAGGGCAGCATTGGGGCCCGCATGGGCAAGCGTCTGCAGCGCAGCCTGTCCTTCATCCAGCAGCACAACTGCTGCGATGGTCTCTACTGCAGCTTCCACAGCACCTACGAGCTGGGCTGCCACAAGAGCAACAA ATCCCAGGACAGGCAGGCATTGATATGCACCTGCAGTcccagcaccaccaccaccacagcCACCACCTATGGAGGAGGACACATGGCTGGAGCGAACTCCACTCGCAGCCGCAGCGTTCCAGAGGGTCTATCGACCATGTCGCAGCAGTGTAACTGCCGGCACGGCCAGGCGGCCACTGGATCAGGTTCGGGTCCAGGTCCCACCCGTGAGTTCATCTACGTGCCGCATGCCTATGCCTCGCTTCAGAGAACGCCACATCGTCATAGCCAAGGAGCGGGTGGCGGAGCCAGTGCCGGAGGAGGATGCCAGACGTTGCGAAACAATCCACAATGCCGTCTGAAGCGTTCCCAGTCCCTGTGTCGACCCGGAACCGTGCAGTTTGTGGAGCAAATCACCACCTCGGTGTAG